A stretch of the Musa acuminata AAA Group cultivar baxijiao chromosome BXJ2-7, Cavendish_Baxijiao_AAA, whole genome shotgun sequence genome encodes the following:
- the LOC103992581 gene encoding uncharacterized protein LOC103992581 isoform X2, which produces MSRCFPFPPPEYEKKTSSGHVDLLAEDKHKEKKHKKEKSDKGKREGKEKKDKDRSKDKHKEKKDRKERHKDKKKKDQDKDKLKTPYDRADKQTDSPNGDMVGECSWKAEAIKHSKSTEELGRKIKDGDKVPANRKVDNFSGPVEKSIGSFAAPAVFKERVPTDKSIPSSVDAPQGRIDGLERSADKIAISNQRRNEGLVSSHVSQKERSTSDKLAPDLNSTAQRGNGGMVLPLEKWVDSVPRQFEGPYPAAAMEIDNYKSNKVTSSSTNAVQRTTNGMGQPTQNLSTPKNVASIGLASKMEDRRDANKTDPNHDLMDQRRIDRMGRSVEKDANNRIKEEKARNTEREADDRREDRQRDKDHDKKKIKDKDKHKGKEKEKAKVKEKGEHKHKEQIGPRDGMKKDQSDSLDLKPLAPQRDNAKNYPINDNFKKRKEMDINGFHSENNMRIDKCPRTNPSSHLREENGRTLESSHIATVFPSVKPEAIRYTLTVKPVDNKEHKINGIAEAQPSLSGLTHLVAAKKGAAGKVDTSPHPDSMYLNQVYSIPIVDEWPEYDDQEWLFSSCHLQQKPKSKLGGNEVRQVERSYSTLPCFKSI; this is translated from the exons ATGTCTCGCTGCTTCCCATTCCCACCACCGGaatatgaaaagaagacaagTAGTGGCCACGTAGACTTACTAGCTGAG GACAAACACAAAGAGAAGAagcataaaaaggagaagagtgaCAAAGGGAAGAGAGAAGGCAAAGAGAAAAAAGACAAAGATCGAAGTAAAGATAAACACAAGGAGAAGAAAGATCGAAAAGAAAGGCACaaagacaagaaaaaaaaggatcaGGACAAGGATAAACTAAAGACACCATATGATAGGGCTGACAAACAGACTGATTCTCCCAATGGAGATATGGTTGGAGAATGCAGTTGGAAGGCAGAGGCAATTAAACATTCTAAATCTACCGAGGAGTTGGGCAGGAAGATCAAAGATGGAGATAAAGTGCCAGCAAACAGAAAAGTTGACAACTTCAGTGGCCCAGTTGAAAAAAGCATTGGTAGCTTTGCTGCGCCTGCAGTGTTTAAGGAAAGAGTTCCAACTGATAAAAGTATTCCATCCTCTGTGGATGCTCCACAGGGTAGAATTGATGGCTTGGAAAGGTCAGCTGACAAAATTGCTATTTCTAATCAAAGAAGAAATGAGGGTTTGGTCTCTTCACATGTATCACAGAAGGAAAGAAGTACTAGTGATAAGTTGGCGCCAGATCTCAATAGTACAGCGCAAAGAGGAAATGGTGGTATGGTACTACCTCTGGAGAAATGGGTGGATTCTGTTCCAAGACAATTTGAGGGCCCATACCCTGCAGCTGCTATGGAAATTGATAATTACAAGAGTAACAAAGTTACCTCAAGTTCCACTAATGCTGTTCAAAGAACCACTAATGGGATGGGTCAGCCAACGCAGAACCTTTCCACTCCTAAAAATGTTGCCTCCATTGGCCTTGCCAGTAAGATGGAGGACAGAAGAGACGCTAACAAAACTGATCCAAACCATGACCTTATGGATCAAAGAAGAATTGATAGGATGGGCCGATCAGTGGAGAAGGATGCAAACAACAGGATTAAGGAGGAGAAAGCGAGGAACACAGAGCGGGAAGCTGATGATAGGAGAGAAGATAGACAGAGGGATAAGGATCATGACAAGAAGAAGATCAAGGATAAAGACAAGCAcaaagggaaagaaaaagaaaaggcgaAAGTAAAAGAGAAAGGTGAACATAAACATAAAGAACAAATTGGGCCTAGAGATGGCATGAAAAAGGATCAGTCAGATAGTCTCGATCTAAAGCCTTTAGCCCCTCAGAGAGATAATGCAAAAAATTATCCTATCAATGATAATttcaagaagagaaaggaaatggATATAAATGGGTTCCATAGTG AGAATAATATGCGGATTGACAAGTGTCCAAGAACAAATCCTTCCTCTCACCTCCGTGAAGAGAATGGGAGGACACTGGAATCATCCCATATTGCTACAGTTTTTCCTTCAGTAAAACCTGAAGCCATAAGGTATACGCTGACGGTAAAACCTGTAGATAACAAGGAACACAAGATAAATGGCATTGCAGAAGCTCAGCCATCCTTGTCTGGCTTGACGCATCTGGTTGCTGCAAAGAAGGGTGCAGCTGGTAAAGTTGATACAAGTCCTCACCCGGACTCCATGTATCTCAACCAAGTATACTCTATCCCCATAGTGGATGAATGGCCTGAATATGATGACCAAGAGTGGCTTTTCAGCAGCTGTCACCTTCAGCAAAAGCCGAAGTCAAAGCTTGGGGGCAATGAGGTCCGCCAG GTAGAACGGAGTTACTCTACCCTGCCGTGCTTCAAGTCCATTTGA
- the LOC135617782 gene encoding 70 kDa peptidyl-prolyl isomerase-like, whose amino-acid sequence MDEEDFDLPGGEEEAAMMDPPDDGPALKVGEEKEVGKQGLKKKLVKEGSGWETPEVGDEVEVHYTGTLLDGTKFDSSRDRGTAFKFKLGQGQVIKGWDQGIKTMKKGENAIFTIPPELAYGQSGSPPTIPPNATLQFDVELLSWCSVKDICKDGGIFKKILKEGEKWENPKDLDEVLVTYEARLEDGTVISKSEGVEFTVKNGFFCPALAKAVKTMKKAERVLLTVKPQYAFGGKGRPASGDEGAVPPNATFCIELELISWKTVTEIGDDRKIIKKTLKEGEGYQKPNEGAVVTVKLIGKLQDGTVFVKKGHDEQEPFEFKTDEEQVIEGLDRAVMSMKKGEIALVTIPPEYAFSFTESKQELAVVPANSTVIYEVELVSFIKEKESWDMNTAEKIEAAGKKKEEGNALFKLGKYARASKRYEKGAKFIEYDNSFSEEEKKQSRALKAICNLNNAACKLKFKDYKEAEKLCSKVLEVDSRNVKALYRRAQAYIQLADLDLAELDIKKALEIDPDNRDVKLEYKSLKEKMREYNKKDAKFYGNIFAKMSK is encoded by the exons ATGGACGAAGAGGACTTCGATCTTCCGGGCGGCGAGGAGGAGGCCGCGATGATGGACCCGCCCGACGATGGCCCCGCGCTCAAGGTCGGCGAGGAGAAGGAGGTCGGAAAGCAGGGGCTCAAGAAGAAGCTCGTCAAGGAGGGGTCCGGGTGGGAGACGCCCGAGGTGGGAGATGAAGTCGAAG TGCACTACACTGGGACTCTGCTCGACGGGACCAAGTTCGATTCGAGCCGTGATCGGGGGACGGCGTTCAAATTCAAGCTCGGCCAAG GACAAGTCATAAAGGGATGGGATCAAGGTATTAAAACTATGAAGAAGGGTGAAAATGCCATCTTCACCATACCTCCAGAGCTGGCTTATGGTCAATCTGGTTCTCCTCCCACTATCCCACCCAATGCCACTCTCCAATTTGATGTGGAGTTACTGTCATGGTGTAGTGTGAAGGACATATGCAAAGACGGAGGCATATTTAAGAAGATCCTGAAGGAAGGGGAGAAGTGGGAGAACCCAAAAGATCTCGATGAAGTTCTTG TGACATACGAAGCCCGGCTTGAGGATGGAACTGTGATCTCAAAATCAGAGGGAGTAGAGTTTACTGTTAAAAATG GTTTCTTCTGTCCTGCATTGGCTAAAGCTGTGAAAACCATGAAGAAGGCTGAAAGGGTGCTCCTTACTGTGAAACCACAAT ATGCATTTGGCGGAAAAGGTAGACCGGCTTCTGGTGATGAGGGTGCTGTGCCACCAAATGCCACTTTCTGTATTGAGCTTGAATTAATATCATGGAAGACTGTTACCGAGATAGGGGATGACAGAAAGATCATTAAGAAGACTCTCAAGGAAGGAGAAGGTTACCAAAAGCCAAATGAAGGAGCGGTTGTGACAG TGAAGTTGATTGGTAAGCTACAAGATGGGACAGTCTTTGTGAAGAAGGGTCATGATGAGCAGGAGCCATTTGAGTTCAAGACCGATGAAG AACAAGTCATCGAGGGTCTTGACCGAGCAGTGATGAGTATGAAGAAAGGAGAGATTGCTTTGGTAACTATTCCACCAGAATATGCATTCTCATTCACCGAGTCGAAGCAGGAACTTGCTGTGGTTCCTGCCAACTCCACTGTCATATATGAAGTTGAGCTTGTATCATTTATTAAG GAGAAAGAATCATGGGACATGAACACCGCAGAGAAGATTGAAGCTGCTggtaagaaaaaagaagagggaaATGCATTGTTTAAATTGGGCAAATATGCTAGAGCTTCCAAGAGATACGAAAAG GGTGCCAAGTTCATCGAGTATGATAACTCATTTAGTGAAGAGGAAAAGAAGCAATCCAGGGCATTAAAAGCCATATGCAATCTCAATAATGCAGCCTGCAAATTGAAGTTCAAAGACTACAAAGAGGCAGAGAAGCTTTGCTCCAAG GTCCTGGAGGTTGACAGCAGAAATGTAAAGGCCCTGTATAGGAGAGCCCAAGCTTATATTCAGCTTGCTGATTTGGATCTTGCAGAGTTGGACATCAAGAAAGCACTTGAAATTGATCCGGACAACAG GGATGTGAAATTGGAATATAAAAGTTTGAAGGAGAAGATGAGGGAATACAACAAGAAAGATGCCAAGTTTTATGGCAACATATTTGCCAAAATGAGCAAATGA
- the LOC135617783 gene encoding peptidyl-prolyl cis-trans isomerase FKBP15-1-like — protein sequence MARLHISVLFAAALILLVSAKKSGDVTELQIGVKYKPESCTIQAHKGDKIKVHYRGSLTNGEVFDSSFERGDPIEFELGSGQVIKGWDQGLLGMCVGEKRKLKIPAKLGYGAQGSPPKIPGGATLIFDTELVAVNGKSSSDAGKSTVDESEL from the exons ATGGCGAGGCTTCACATCTCTGTCTTATTCGCCGCTGCTTTGATCCTATTGG TTTCTGCGAAGAAATCTGGCGATGTGACGGAACTACAGATCGGGGTCAAG tACAAGCCAGAGTCCTGCACCAttcaagctcacaaaggtgacaaAATTAAGGTTCACTATCGT GGTTCACTTACTAATGGTGAagtatttgattcaagctttgaaaGAGGTGACCCCATTGAGTTTGAGCTAGGCAGTGGTCAGGTGATCAAAG GTTGGGACCAGGGCCTTCTGGGCATGTGTGTTGGTGAAAAGCGAAAGCTAAAAATTCCTGCAAAACTTGGTTATGGTGCCCAAGGATCCCCACCAAAGATCCCAG GCGGAGCGACCCTTATCTTCGACACGGAGCTTGTGGCCGTCAATGGGAAGTCGTCATCTGACGCTGGAAAATCCACGGTTGACGAGAGCGAGCTCTGA
- the LOC103992581 gene encoding uncharacterized protein LOC103992581 isoform X1 → MSRCFPFPPPEYEKKTSSGHVDLLAEDKHKEKKHKKEKSDKGKREGKEKKDKDRSKDKHKEKKDRKERHKDKKKKDQDKDKLKTPYDRADKQTDSPNGDMVGECSWKAEAIKHSKSTEELGRKIKDGDKVPANRKVDNFSGPVEKSIGSFAAPAVFKERVPTDKSIPSSVDAPQGRIDGLERSADKIAISNQRRNEGLVSSHVSQKERSTSDKLAPDLNSTAQRGNGGMVLPLEKWVDSVPRQFEGPYPAAAMEIDNYKSNKVTSSSTNAVQRTTNGMGQPTQNLSTPKNVASIGLASKMEDRRDANKTDPNHDLMDQRRIDRMGRSVEKDANNRIKEEKARNTEREADDRREDRQRDKDHDKKKIKDKDKHKGKEKEKAKVKEKGEHKHKEQIGPRDGMKKDQSDSLDLKPLAPQRDNAKNYPINDNFKKRKEMDINGFHSENNMRIDKCPRTNPSSHLREENGRTLESSHIATVFPSVKPEAIRYTLTVKPVDNKEHKINGIAEAQPSLSGLTHLVAAKKGAAGKVDTSPHPDSMYLNQVYSIPIVDEWPEYDDQEWLFSSCHLQQKPKSKLGGNEVRQVWSEALKIEQEDVVALPYVVPY, encoded by the exons ATGTCTCGCTGCTTCCCATTCCCACCACCGGaatatgaaaagaagacaagTAGTGGCCACGTAGACTTACTAGCTGAG GACAAACACAAAGAGAAGAagcataaaaaggagaagagtgaCAAAGGGAAGAGAGAAGGCAAAGAGAAAAAAGACAAAGATCGAAGTAAAGATAAACACAAGGAGAAGAAAGATCGAAAAGAAAGGCACaaagacaagaaaaaaaaggatcaGGACAAGGATAAACTAAAGACACCATATGATAGGGCTGACAAACAGACTGATTCTCCCAATGGAGATATGGTTGGAGAATGCAGTTGGAAGGCAGAGGCAATTAAACATTCTAAATCTACCGAGGAGTTGGGCAGGAAGATCAAAGATGGAGATAAAGTGCCAGCAAACAGAAAAGTTGACAACTTCAGTGGCCCAGTTGAAAAAAGCATTGGTAGCTTTGCTGCGCCTGCAGTGTTTAAGGAAAGAGTTCCAACTGATAAAAGTATTCCATCCTCTGTGGATGCTCCACAGGGTAGAATTGATGGCTTGGAAAGGTCAGCTGACAAAATTGCTATTTCTAATCAAAGAAGAAATGAGGGTTTGGTCTCTTCACATGTATCACAGAAGGAAAGAAGTACTAGTGATAAGTTGGCGCCAGATCTCAATAGTACAGCGCAAAGAGGAAATGGTGGTATGGTACTACCTCTGGAGAAATGGGTGGATTCTGTTCCAAGACAATTTGAGGGCCCATACCCTGCAGCTGCTATGGAAATTGATAATTACAAGAGTAACAAAGTTACCTCAAGTTCCACTAATGCTGTTCAAAGAACCACTAATGGGATGGGTCAGCCAACGCAGAACCTTTCCACTCCTAAAAATGTTGCCTCCATTGGCCTTGCCAGTAAGATGGAGGACAGAAGAGACGCTAACAAAACTGATCCAAACCATGACCTTATGGATCAAAGAAGAATTGATAGGATGGGCCGATCAGTGGAGAAGGATGCAAACAACAGGATTAAGGAGGAGAAAGCGAGGAACACAGAGCGGGAAGCTGATGATAGGAGAGAAGATAGACAGAGGGATAAGGATCATGACAAGAAGAAGATCAAGGATAAAGACAAGCAcaaagggaaagaaaaagaaaaggcgaAAGTAAAAGAGAAAGGTGAACATAAACATAAAGAACAAATTGGGCCTAGAGATGGCATGAAAAAGGATCAGTCAGATAGTCTCGATCTAAAGCCTTTAGCCCCTCAGAGAGATAATGCAAAAAATTATCCTATCAATGATAATttcaagaagagaaaggaaatggATATAAATGGGTTCCATAGTG AGAATAATATGCGGATTGACAAGTGTCCAAGAACAAATCCTTCCTCTCACCTCCGTGAAGAGAATGGGAGGACACTGGAATCATCCCATATTGCTACAGTTTTTCCTTCAGTAAAACCTGAAGCCATAAGGTATACGCTGACGGTAAAACCTGTAGATAACAAGGAACACAAGATAAATGGCATTGCAGAAGCTCAGCCATCCTTGTCTGGCTTGACGCATCTGGTTGCTGCAAAGAAGGGTGCAGCTGGTAAAGTTGATACAAGTCCTCACCCGGACTCCATGTATCTCAACCAAGTATACTCTATCCCCATAGTGGATGAATGGCCTGAATATGATGACCAAGAGTGGCTTTTCAGCAGCTGTCACCTTCAGCAAAAGCCGAAGTCAAAGCTTGGGGGCAATGAGGTCCGCCAGGTATGGTCTGAGGCACTAAAAATCGAGCAAGAGGATGTCGTCGCTTTGCCTTATGTCGTTCCTTACTGA